One Chanodichthys erythropterus isolate Z2021 chromosome 22, ASM2448905v1, whole genome shotgun sequence DNA window includes the following coding sequences:
- the LOC137012615 gene encoding olfactory receptor 10H1-like → MDNLTFRYSVLLLEGLQITPQSSQLTLIFLLMAYVFAMVSNIGILIQISAEKSLHQPMYILFCHLPVSDIIGTTVLIPRLLKDLMTDPSERYITYMECVFQAFFTHLYGTTSNTILMIMAFDRYVAICNPLRYPTIMSNKMIVKLSAGAWGAAVVPVSILIGLSVRLSHCRSFIANHYCDNPSLFKLSCENTVINNVYGLTFTVVLLTSSLGWVLLTYLRIVMVCIKTKNKATNSKAIKTCSTHLAVYIIMQICGFVPIVLHRFPVYAETRKFGGVMFHLIPPGLNPIIYGLQSKEIRQRMLKMFINKS, encoded by the coding sequence ATGGACAACCTAACATTCAGATATAGTGTACTCTTACTGGAGGGACTGCAAATTACACCTCAGTCAAGTCAGCTCACATTAATTTTTCTGTTGATGGCTTATGTCTTTGCAATGGTGTCTAACATTGGGATTTTGATTCAGATTTCAGCAGAAAAAAGTTTACACCAGCCTATGTACATTCTTTTCTGTCATTTGCCAGTGAGTGATATTATAGGAACAACTGTTCTCATACCACGTTTACTGAAGGACTTAATGACAGACCCCTCTGAGCGTTACATCACATATATGGAGTGTGTTTTCCAAgctttttttacacatttatatGGAACAACATCCAATACTATTCTAATGATCATGGCCTTTGATAGATATGTGGCCATATGCAATCCACTGCGATACCCAACTATAATGAGCAATAAAATGATTGTAAAACTGTCGGCAGGAGCCTGGGGTGCTGCAGTAGTTCCGGTGTCCATTTTGATCGGCCTCAGTGTGCGTCTCTCTCACTGCAGATCATTCATTGCAAACCACTATTGTGACAATCCTTCACTATTTAAACTGTCCTGTGAAAATACAGTGATTAATAATGTATATGGATTAACTTTTACTGTGGTTTTACTCACCTCCTCACTGGGGTGGGTGTTACTGACATATCTCAGAATAGTGATGGTATGCataaaaaccaaaaacaaagcAACCAACAGCAAAGCCATTAAAACCTGCAGCACTCACTTAGCTGTTTATATAATCATGCAGATCTGTGGATTTGTTCCAATTGTTCTTCATCGTTTCCCTGTATATGCTGAGACTAGGAAGTTCGGGGGTGTAATGTTTCATTTAATACCACCTGGATTGAATCCCATAATATATGGTTTACAATCCAAGGAAATAAGACAAAGGATGttaaaaatgttcataaataaaagttaa